One segment of Tamlana crocina DNA contains the following:
- a CDS encoding DoxX family protein, with product MDTIKTLNKWANRHTYLPIDLLRIVLGGFLFFKGIDFMSNSAMLMELFKPMQNMAGGMIMVHYVAPAHFIGGLLIAFGLLTRWAILGQLPILIGAILINFVGEMHAGNLVLALTTLLVCAFFLVYGSGKHSLDYYFKMQK from the coding sequence ATGGATACAATAAAAACCCTAAATAAGTGGGCCAACCGCCATACTTATTTGCCCATTGATCTGTTACGTATTGTACTCGGCGGCTTTTTATTTTTTAAAGGCATCGATTTTATGTCGAATAGCGCCATGCTCATGGAACTTTTTAAGCCCATGCAAAATATGGCGGGCGGTATGATTATGGTACATTATGTTGCCCCCGCTCATTTTATTGGCGGACTGCTAATCGCCTTTGGACTGTTAACGCGCTGGGCTATTTTAGGACAGCTACCTATTCTAATAGGCGCCATACTTATCAATTTTGTAGGTGAGATGCATGCTGGAAATCTAGTTTTAGCCTTGACTACACTTTTAGTTTGTGCTTTCTTCTTAGTTTATGGCTCCGGAAAACATTCGTTAGACTACTATTTTAAAATGCAGAAATAA